A genome region from Pseudomonas pergaminensis includes the following:
- a CDS encoding DUF2164 domain-containing protein has product MARKPKQPILNLTPEQESEATLKIKRFMEDRFELKLGSFEVAEILELFTNEVAPHYYNRAIFDTQTLLKERFESIESDLWSLEKP; this is encoded by the coding sequence ATGGCCAGGAAGCCGAAGCAGCCGATCTTGAACCTCACGCCCGAACAGGAGAGTGAGGCTACCCTCAAGATCAAGCGCTTTATGGAAGATCGCTTCGAGCTCAAGCTGGGTTCGTTCGAGGTCGCCGAGATCCTCGAACTGTTCACCAATGAAGTGGCTCCGCATTATTACAACAGGGCGATTTTCGACACGCAGACGCTCCTTAAAGAAAGGTTCGAAAGCATCGAAAGCGACCTGTGGTCGCTTGAGAAACCCTGA
- the hisA gene encoding 1-(5-phosphoribosyl)-5-[(5-phosphoribosylamino)methylideneamino]imidazole-4-carboxamide isomerase produces the protein MLIIPAIDLKDGACVRLRQGRMEDSTVFSDDPVSMAAKWVEGGCRRLHLVDLNGAFEGQPVNGEVVTAIAKRYPNLPIQIGGGIRSLETIEHYVKAGVSYVIIGTKAVKDPAFVAEACRAFPGKVIVGLDAKDGFVATDGWAEISTVQVIDLAKQFEADGVSAIVYTDIAKDGMMQGCNVPFTAALAAATKIPVIASGGIHNLGDIKSLLDAKAPGIIGAITGRAIYEGTLDVAEAQAYCDAYNG, from the coding sequence ATGCTGATTATCCCCGCTATCGATCTCAAGGACGGCGCCTGCGTCCGTCTGCGCCAAGGCCGCATGGAAGACTCCACCGTGTTCTCCGATGATCCGGTGAGCATGGCTGCCAAATGGGTAGAGGGGGGCTGCCGTCGCCTGCATCTGGTGGACTTGAACGGCGCCTTCGAAGGCCAGCCGGTCAACGGCGAGGTGGTCACTGCGATCGCCAAGCGCTACCCGAACCTGCCGATCCAGATCGGCGGCGGTATCCGCTCCCTGGAAACCATCGAGCACTACGTCAAGGCCGGCGTCAGCTACGTGATCATCGGTACCAAGGCCGTGAAAGACCCGGCATTCGTCGCCGAAGCTTGCCGCGCCTTCCCTGGCAAAGTGATCGTGGGCCTGGACGCCAAGGATGGCTTCGTCGCCACCGACGGCTGGGCTGAGATCAGCACTGTGCAGGTCATCGACCTGGCCAAGCAGTTCGAAGCTGACGGCGTTTCCGCCATCGTTTATACCGACATCGCCAAAGACGGCATGATGCAGGGCTGCAACGTGCCGTTTACCGCCGCACTGGCTGCTGCGACCAAGATCCCGGTGATCGCTTCCGGCGGCATCCACAACCTGGGCGACATCAAGTCGCTGCTGGACGCCAAGGCCCCAGGCATCATCGGTGCCATCACGGGGCGCGCGATCTACGAAGGGACCCTGGACGTCGCCGAAGCCCAGGCTTACTGCGATGCCTACAACGGCTGA
- the hisF gene encoding imidazole glycerol phosphate synthase subunit HisF: MALAKRIIPCLDVDNGRVVKGVKFENIRDAGDPVEIARRYDEQGADEITFLDITASVDGRDTTLHTVERMASQVFIPLTVGGGVRTVQDIRNLLNAGADKVSINTAAVFNPEFVGEAAQHFGSQCIVVAIDAKKVSGPGETPRWEIFTHGGRKPTGLDAVEWAMKMEGLGAGEILLTSMDQDGMKNGFDLGVTRAISDALGIPVIASGGVGNLQHLADGVIEGHASAVLAASIFHFGEYTVPEAKAYMAARGIVVR; the protein is encoded by the coding sequence ATGGCGCTGGCCAAACGCATCATCCCTTGCCTGGACGTCGACAACGGTCGCGTGGTCAAGGGCGTCAAGTTCGAGAACATCCGTGACGCCGGCGACCCGGTGGAAATCGCCCGTCGCTACGATGAGCAAGGTGCCGACGAGATTACCTTTCTCGACATCACCGCCAGCGTCGACGGCCGTGACACCACCCTGCATACCGTAGAGCGCATGGCCAGCCAGGTGTTCATCCCGCTGACCGTGGGCGGCGGCGTGCGCACCGTGCAAGATATCCGCAACCTGCTCAACGCCGGTGCGGACAAGGTCTCGATCAACACCGCAGCCGTGTTCAACCCGGAGTTCGTCGGCGAAGCCGCGCAGCATTTCGGTTCGCAGTGCATAGTGGTCGCCATCGACGCCAAGAAAGTCTCAGGCCCGGGCGAAACCCCGCGCTGGGAAATTTTCACCCACGGCGGTCGCAAGCCAACCGGCTTGGACGCGGTGGAGTGGGCGATGAAGATGGAAGGCCTGGGCGCCGGTGAAATCCTGCTGACCAGCATGGACCAGGACGGCATGAAAAACGGCTTCGACCTCGGTGTAACCCGCGCCATCAGCGATGCCCTGGGCATTCCGGTGATCGCCTCCGGCGGCGTCGGTAACCTGCAGCACCTGGCCGACGGCGTGATCGAAGGCCACGCCAGCGCGGTGCTGGCGGCGAGTATTTTCCACTTTGGCGAATACACCGTCCCCGAGGCCAAGGCCTACATGGCGGCGCGCGGCATCGTCGTACGCTAA
- a CDS encoding substrate-binding periplasmic protein, whose protein sequence is MFKHLLLALASTSLLLAGSVHAEEPSDASLVLLTENFPPYNMAKNGKNFAKDENIEGIAVDIVRETFKRAGISYNLTLRFPWERIYKLALEKPGYGVFVMARLPDREALFKWVGPIGPDDWVLLAKADSKIQLDDLEHARRYKIGAYKGDAIAETLEKQGLNPLVVLRDQDNAQKLLDGQIDLWATGDPAGRYLARQVGVTGLRTVLRFNSAQLYLALNKEVPDELVAKLQAALDQLRKDGVVDEIMAKYL, encoded by the coding sequence ATGTTCAAGCACCTGCTGCTCGCCCTCGCCAGTACATCCCTCCTGTTGGCAGGTTCGGTCCACGCCGAAGAACCGTCTGACGCTTCCCTGGTGTTGCTGACGGAAAACTTCCCGCCCTACAACATGGCGAAAAACGGTAAGAACTTCGCCAAGGACGAGAACATCGAAGGCATCGCCGTGGACATCGTGCGCGAAACCTTCAAGCGCGCCGGCATTTCATACAACCTCACCCTGCGTTTCCCATGGGAGCGTATCTACAAGCTCGCGCTGGAAAAACCTGGTTATGGTGTGTTCGTGATGGCGCGCCTGCCGGACCGTGAGGCCCTGTTCAAGTGGGTCGGCCCCATCGGCCCGGATGATTGGGTGCTGCTGGCCAAGGCCGACAGCAAGATCCAATTGGATGACCTTGAGCATGCCCGCCGCTACAAGATCGGCGCCTACAAGGGCGATGCCATCGCCGAGACCCTGGAGAAGCAGGGCCTCAACCCGCTGGTGGTGCTACGTGATCAGGACAACGCGCAAAAGTTGCTGGATGGCCAGATCGACCTGTGGGCCACTGGCGACCCCGCCGGGCGTTACCTGGCGCGCCAGGTTGGCGTGACGGGGCTCAGGACGGTGTTGCGTTTCAACAGTGCCCAGCTGTACCTCGCGCTGAACAAGGAGGTGCCGGACGAACTGGTGGCCAAGCTGCAGGCCGCGCTGGACCAACTGCGTAAAGACGGTGTCGTCGACGAAATCATGGCGAAATATCTGTAA
- a CDS encoding divergent polysaccharide deacetylase family protein — protein sequence MRFALIIAVLCSLAGVAHATPAGEPHKAYLTLIIDDLGQNLPRDRRVLALPGPVTTAIMPDTPHAAEFAREAHKAGKIVILHMPMDPATGPFAWHPDLPIEELGKRLDAAFQAVPFTAGINNHMGSRMTAQPAAMAWLMAELQRRNKFFVDSRTSAQTVAAAEAQKIGLAHVSRDVFLDDERTEAAITTQLQTAIKLAHKQGSVVMIGHPYPQTLAVLERELPKLKAQGVDWIDIKLMISVRSNQAMAGHGKNGIYR from the coding sequence ATGCGTTTTGCCCTGATCATCGCTGTGCTGTGCAGCCTGGCAGGCGTCGCCCATGCGACGCCTGCCGGCGAGCCCCACAAAGCCTACCTGACCCTCATCATCGACGACCTTGGGCAAAACCTGCCCAGGGATCGGCGTGTGCTGGCCCTGCCCGGGCCAGTGACCACGGCGATCATGCCCGACACGCCCCACGCCGCCGAATTTGCGCGCGAAGCGCACAAGGCCGGCAAGATCGTGATCCTGCACATGCCCATGGACCCGGCCACCGGACCGTTCGCCTGGCACCCCGACCTGCCCATCGAAGAGCTCGGCAAGCGCCTGGATGCGGCATTCCAGGCCGTGCCCTTCACCGCTGGCATCAACAACCACATGGGCAGCCGCATGACGGCCCAGCCGGCCGCCATGGCCTGGCTGATGGCCGAGCTGCAGCGGCGCAACAAGTTTTTCGTCGACAGCCGCACCAGTGCACAAACCGTCGCCGCCGCCGAAGCCCAGAAAATCGGCCTGGCCCATGTTTCGCGGGACGTATTCCTGGATGACGAGCGCACCGAAGCAGCAATCACCACGCAATTGCAGACCGCGATCAAGCTGGCGCACAAGCAGGGTTCAGTGGTGATGATCGGCCACCCGTATCCGCAAACCCTGGCGGTGCTCGAGCGCGAATTGCCCAAGCTCAAGGCTCAGGGCGTTGACTGGATCGATATCAAGTTGATGATCAGCGTGCGCAGTAACCAGGCGATGGCCGGGCATGGCAAGAATGGCATTTACCGCTGA
- a CDS encoding S41 family peptidase, whose translation MLHLSRLTSLALTIALVIGAPLAFADQAAPAAPAATAATTKAPLPLDELRTFAEVMDRIKAAYVEPVDDKTLLENAIKGMLSNLDPHSAYLGPEDFAELQESTSGEFGGLGIEVGSEDGNIKVVSPIDDTPASKAGIQAGDFIVKINGQPTRGQTMTEAVDKMRGKIGQKITLTLVRDGGNPFDVTLTRATIVVKSVKSQLLESGYGYIRITQFQVKTGDEVAKALAKLRKDNGKKLSGIVLDLRNNPGGVLQSAVEVVDHFITKGLIVYTKGRIANSELRFSATGNDLSENVPLAVLINGGSASASEIVAGALQDQKRGVLMGTTSFGKGSVQTVLPLNNERALKITTALYYTPNGRSIQAQGIVPDIEVRKAKITNEIDSEYYKEADLQGHLGNGNGGADQPTGSGKKAKPMPQDDDYQLAQALSLLKGLSITRSR comes from the coding sequence ATGCTGCATTTGTCCCGCCTCACTTCGCTGGCCCTGACGATCGCCCTGGTGATCGGCGCGCCTCTGGCATTCGCCGACCAGGCCGCTCCGGCTGCACCCGCCGCCACGGCCGCGACCACCAAGGCACCGTTGCCGCTGGATGAGCTGCGCACCTTTGCCGAGGTCATGGACCGGATCAAAGCCGCTTATGTCGAACCCGTAGATGACAAGACCCTGCTGGAAAATGCCATCAAGGGCATGCTCAGCAACCTCGATCCGCACTCCGCCTACCTCGGCCCGGAAGATTTCGCCGAGCTGCAGGAAAGCACCAGCGGTGAATTCGGCGGCCTGGGCATTGAAGTCGGCTCCGAAGACGGCAACATCAAGGTGGTCTCGCCGATCGATGACACCCCGGCGTCCAAGGCCGGCATTCAGGCTGGCGATTTCATCGTGAAGATCAACGGCCAACCGACCCGTGGCCAGACCATGACCGAAGCCGTCGACAAGATGCGCGGCAAGATCGGCCAGAAAATCACCCTGACCCTGGTACGCGACGGTGGCAACCCGTTTGACGTGACACTGACCCGCGCGACCATCGTGGTCAAGAGCGTGAAGAGCCAGTTGCTGGAGTCGGGCTACGGCTACATCCGCATCACCCAGTTCCAGGTCAAGACCGGCGACGAAGTGGCCAAGGCGCTGGCCAAGCTGCGCAAAGACAACGGCAAGAAGCTCAGCGGCATCGTGCTCGACCTGCGTAACAACCCAGGCGGCGTGCTGCAGTCGGCGGTGGAAGTGGTCGACCACTTCATCACCAAGGGCCTGATCGTGTACACCAAGGGCCGTATCGCCAACTCCGAGCTGCGCTTCTCGGCCACCGGTAACGACCTGAGCGAAAACGTGCCACTGGCCGTGCTGATCAACGGCGGCAGCGCCTCGGCGTCGGAGATCGTGGCCGGCGCCCTGCAAGACCAGAAGCGCGGCGTGCTGATGGGCACCACCAGCTTCGGCAAAGGCTCGGTGCAAACCGTGCTGCCGCTGAACAACGAGCGCGCGTTGAAGATCACCACAGCGCTGTACTACACGCCGAACGGGCGCTCGATCCAGGCTCAGGGCATCGTGCCGGACATCGAAGTGCGCAAGGCCAAGATCACCAACGAGATCGACAGCGAGTACTACAAAGAGGCGGACCTGCAAGGCCACCTGGGCAATGGCAACGGCGGCGCCGACCAGCCAACCGGCAGCGGCAAGAAAGCCAAGCCGATGCCGCAGGACGATGACTACCAACTGGCCCAGGCGCTTAGCCTGCTCAAGGGTTTGAGCATCACCCGCAGTCGTTGA
- a CDS encoding murein hydrolase activator EnvC family protein — translation MLRALITLALVCLLQPAFADERAQTQQQLDATRQDITELKKLLGKLQEEKSGVQKDLRGTETEMGKLEKQVQELQKELKKSESELERLDAEKKKLQSARVEQQRLIAIQARAAYQNGRQEYLKLLLNQQNPEKFARTLTYYDYLSKARMEQLKSFNETLRQLVNVEQEIANQQSQLEDQKSSLNAQRDELDKVRKERQLALAKLNDDVKARDAKLQAREQDQADLAKVLKTIEETLARQAREAEEARQKALIAQQEAEKKRQREAELAATSDAPAPRKPAHSAPGPLVSSAGESFGGPFASARGKLPWPVDGRLLARFGETRGDDTRAKWDGVMISASAGSQVHAVHGGRVVFADWLRGAGLLVILDHGNGYLSLYGHNQTLLKSAGDVVKAGESISTVGNSGGQDTPALYFAIRQQGRPSDPAQWCRSQG, via the coding sequence ATGCTTCGCGCCTTGATTACCCTTGCTCTTGTCTGCCTGCTCCAACCGGCGTTTGCCGATGAGCGCGCACAAACCCAACAACAGTTGGACGCTACGCGTCAGGACATCACCGAGCTGAAAAAACTGCTCGGCAAGCTCCAGGAAGAGAAATCCGGCGTGCAGAAAGACCTGCGCGGTACGGAAACCGAGATGGGCAAGCTGGAGAAGCAGGTCCAGGAGCTGCAAAAAGAATTAAAGAAGAGCGAGTCGGAACTGGAGCGACTCGACGCTGAGAAAAAAAAACTCCAGAGCGCACGCGTTGAACAGCAACGCCTGATCGCGATCCAGGCCCGTGCCGCCTACCAGAACGGCCGCCAGGAATACCTCAAGCTGCTGCTCAACCAGCAGAACCCCGAGAAATTCGCGCGCACCCTTACCTACTACGACTACCTGAGCAAGGCCCGGATGGAGCAGTTGAAAAGCTTCAACGAGACCCTGCGCCAGTTGGTCAACGTCGAACAGGAAATCGCCAACCAGCAATCGCAGCTGGAAGACCAGAAAAGCAGCCTCAACGCCCAGCGCGACGAGCTGGACAAGGTCCGCAAGGAGCGCCAGCTGGCCCTGGCCAAGCTCAATGACGACGTGAAGGCCCGCGACGCCAAGCTCCAGGCTCGCGAGCAGGACCAGGCCGACCTGGCCAAAGTGCTCAAGACCATCGAAGAAACCCTGGCTCGCCAGGCACGTGAGGCCGAAGAAGCGCGGCAGAAAGCGCTGATCGCCCAGCAGGAAGCCGAAAAAAAGCGCCAGCGTGAGGCCGAATTGGCTGCCACCTCGGACGCTCCGGCACCGCGCAAACCGGCACATTCAGCGCCTGGCCCGCTGGTTTCCAGTGCCGGCGAGTCGTTCGGCGGCCCTTTTGCTTCAGCGCGGGGCAAACTTCCATGGCCAGTTGATGGTCGATTACTGGCACGCTTCGGGGAAACCCGCGGCGATGACACCCGTGCCAAGTGGGATGGGGTGATGATCAGTGCCTCGGCCGGCAGCCAAGTACACGCCGTTCACGGTGGGCGCGTGGTGTTTGCCGATTGGTTGCGGGGCGCCGGTTTGTTGGTGATTCTTGACCACGGTAATGGCTATTTGAGCCTTTACGGCCACAATCAGACTTTACTCAAGTCGGCAGGTGATGTTGTAAAAGCCGGTGAATCCATCTCCACTGTCGGTAACAGTGGTGGCCAGGACACCCCGGCGCTGTACTTCGCTATTCGTCAGCAGGGTCGCCCGAGCGATCCCGCACAATGGTGCCGTTCCCAAGGATAG
- the gpmI gene encoding 2,3-bisphosphoglycerate-independent phosphoglycerate mutase yields the protein MTTTPKPLVLIILDGFGHSESHHDNAVYAAKKPVLDRLTASVPNGLISGSGMDVGLPDGQMGNSEVGHMNLGAGRVVYQDFTRVTKAIRDGEFFENPTICAAVDKAVAAGKAVHFMGLLSDGGVHSHQDHLVAMAELAFKRGADKIYLHAFLDGRDTPPKSAQSSIELLDATFAALGKGRIASLVGRYFAMDRDNRWDRVSQAYNLIVDGQAEFNAATAQEGLEAAYARGESDEFVKATTIGEPVKVEDGDAVVFMNFRADRARELSRVFVEDGFKEFERARQPKVQYVGLTQYAASIPAPAAFAAGTLDNVLGDYLAKNGKTQLRIAETEKYAHVTFFFSGGREEPFPGEERILIPSPKVATYDLQPEMSAPEVTDKIVDAIDHQRYDVIVVNYANGDMVGHSGNLEAATKAVECLDLCVGRIVDALEKVGGEALITADHGNCEQMSDESTGQAHTAHTTEPVPFIYVGKRDFKVREGGVLADVAPTMLMLMGLEKPVEMTGTSILI from the coding sequence ATGACTACTACGCCTAAACCTTTGGTCCTGATAATTCTCGATGGCTTCGGACACAGTGAAAGCCACCACGACAACGCGGTATACGCGGCCAAGAAGCCAGTACTCGACCGCCTGACCGCCAGCGTCCCCAACGGCCTGATCTCCGGTTCCGGCATGGACGTAGGCCTGCCGGACGGCCAGATGGGCAACTCAGAAGTCGGCCACATGAACCTCGGCGCCGGACGAGTGGTATATCAAGACTTCACCCGTGTAACCAAAGCGATCCGCGATGGCGAGTTCTTCGAGAACCCGACCATCTGCGCCGCGGTAGATAAAGCAGTAGCCGCCGGCAAGGCCGTGCACTTCATGGGCCTGCTGTCCGATGGCGGCGTCCACAGCCACCAGGACCACTTGGTCGCCATGGCCGAACTGGCCTTCAAGCGCGGCGCCGACAAGATCTACCTGCACGCCTTCCTCGACGGCCGCGACACCCCGCCGAAAAGCGCCCAGTCGTCCATCGAACTGCTCGACGCCACCTTCGCTGCCCTCGGCAAAGGCCGCATCGCCAGCCTGGTGGGCCGTTACTTCGCCATGGACCGTGACAACCGCTGGGACCGCGTCTCCCAGGCCTATAACCTGATCGTCGACGGCCAGGCCGAATTCAACGCCGCCACCGCCCAGGAAGGCCTGGAAGCCGCCTACGCTCGCGGCGAGAGCGACGAGTTTGTCAAAGCCACCACCATCGGCGAGCCGGTCAAGGTTGAAGACGGCGACGCCGTGGTGTTCATGAACTTCCGCGCCGACCGTGCCCGTGAGCTGAGCCGTGTGTTTGTCGAAGACGGTTTCAAGGAGTTCGAGCGTGCCCGCCAGCCGAAAGTACAGTACGTGGGCCTGACCCAGTACGCCGCCAGCATCCCGGCCCCCGCCGCCTTTGCAGCGGGCACCTTGGATAACGTGCTGGGCGATTACCTGGCCAAAAACGGCAAGACCCAGCTGCGCATCGCCGAAACCGAAAAATACGCCCACGTGACCTTCTTCTTCTCCGGCGGCCGTGAAGAGCCGTTCCCGGGTGAAGAGCGCATCCTGATTCCCTCGCCAAAAGTCGCCACCTACGACCTGCAGCCGGAAATGAGTGCGCCGGAAGTGACCGACAAAATCGTCGATGCCATCGACCACCAGCGTTACGACGTGATCGTGGTCAACTACGCCAACGGCGACATGGTCGGCCACAGCGGCAACCTGGAAGCCGCCACCAAGGCCGTGGAATGCCTGGACCTGTGCGTCGGCCGCATCGTCGACGCCCTGGAAAAAGTCGGCGGCGAAGCGCTGATCACCGCCGACCACGGCAACTGCGAGCAAATGTCCGACGAATCCACCGGCCAGGCCCACACTGCTCACACTACCGAACCGGTGCCGTTCATCTACGTCGGCAAGCGCGACTTCAAAGTGCGTGAGGGTGGCGTGCTGGCGGATGTAGCGCCGACCATGTTGATGCTGATGGGGTTGGAGAAGCCGGTGGAGATGACCGGGACTTCGATTCTGATTTGA
- a CDS encoding rhodanese-like domain-containing protein: MVDHLIAFATAHYLLVGAFVILLALLIAHELSRGGRSLSTAELTALVNKDEAVVVDIRPAKDFATGHIVGALNIPQDKLIARLAELEKHKAKTIILVDAQGQHAGTHAREMLKTGFTAAKLSGGISSWRADNLPLVK, translated from the coding sequence ATGGTTGATCACCTGATTGCATTTGCCACTGCCCACTATCTGCTTGTGGGTGCCTTCGTCATCCTGCTGGCGCTGCTGATCGCTCACGAATTGAGCCGCGGTGGCCGCAGCCTGAGCACGGCGGAGCTGACCGCGCTGGTCAACAAGGATGAGGCCGTTGTCGTGGACATCCGCCCGGCCAAGGATTTCGCCACCGGCCATATCGTCGGTGCCCTGAACATTCCGCAGGACAAGCTGATCGCGCGCCTGGCCGAGCTGGAAAAGCACAAGGCCAAGACCATCATCCTGGTCGACGCCCAAGGCCAGCACGCCGGCACCCACGCCCGCGAAATGCTCAAGACCGGCTTCACCGCCGCCAAGCTGTCCGGTGGCATCAGCAGCTGGCGCGCCGATAACCTGCCGCTGGTGAAGTGA
- the grxC gene encoding glutaredoxin 3: MSQVVVYSSDWCPYCIRAKALLEKKGVAFEEIKVDGKPQVRAEMAQKAGRTSVPQIWIGAKHIGGCDDLFALERAGKLDALLLV; encoded by the coding sequence ATGAGCCAGGTTGTCGTGTATTCCAGCGATTGGTGCCCTTACTGCATACGGGCCAAGGCCCTGCTGGAGAAAAAGGGCGTTGCCTTCGAAGAGATCAAGGTCGACGGCAAACCCCAGGTGCGCGCCGAAATGGCCCAGAAGGCGGGGCGCACGTCCGTGCCGCAGATCTGGATCGGCGCCAAGCACATCGGTGGCTGCGACGACCTGTTCGCTCTGGAGCGCGCCGGTAAACTCGATGCGTTGCTGCTCGTCTGA